GCAATAATAGCTTACTGACACACAAATTTCCCGAGTATATCACTGGGAATGTCTTTTAGGCTTTTTTGCAGATAAAAGTTTCATCAATAATAACCTGTCCAGTTGGGTTTCCCGGATTTATGACCACGAGCGCTCTGACAGTGATACCCTTAGATCGAGCCTCATCTACTTGTTTTTTAAGCTCATCAACCTCTAGCCCCCACCCTGTCTCTTCATCAAGGAAATAAGGAACCTGAAGCCAAAATTATTCCAGAAATTAAATCATCAAACGTGAAGATCCAACACTTCAAAGCATCAGAAGCACTGTTGTAGAACATACAAAAGAACCACCATGAAGGGCAATTGATGCAGAATACAGCGGGTATTGTGGAAGAGGGCAGAGAATGCCATCCTTCTCAGACCTTATCAGTAGCTGCATCATGATGTGGACCTAGGTGAAAAAGAAACTAGACTGGATTAGTGATGACAAGCTAAAACAATGTGTACAGTCAGGCATTGACTTCTAACTGGAAGAATCAATGTCCTTATTGCTAGTAAATGATTCACCACTGTTCATATTAATCCAGTATACAATATACATACTGCTGGGCTTGCCCCATCTGTAAGGAAGATGTTATCTCCACTAGCATGGAAACCATCACGGGCAGCAATACCGGCAGCAATTTCATCACGCAAACCTTTCACACCCTGAAATAGACAGCTGGGTGAATGATCAAGATTGGAACCATAACAACATTCTTCCAATAGTATGTAGATACCTGACTGTGGCTATATGCTCCTGTCGCTCTTCCTGGGATCTTCTCTAGAATTTGCCATGCTCTCTCTATAGCATCTGAACTGTATGAAAACATGTATATCAACATCCCAAAATGCAGCAAGCAATATGAGTAGTTAGGCTACTAGCTATCACCAAAGTGATCCACAATATGGTGAAACAAATCAGTTAAAAGATGAAAATTGAATTCACTATTTTTTTCGTGAATATGTTAAAAGATTTTGGTATCATTTCATTAAAATAGAGGGAGAAATAGTTCTACAAAACAGGCCTCTAAGGGAGGTAGAAGCCCGACACCCAAATACACATGCCACTATTCTCCTGGGATGATCGTGTACAACCCTAGGGCGCCAGCTCTGCACCAGCCTGAGCCTCATCTTCAATTGCACGAAGCAGCTGGCTGACGCTTGGCATTGCGCTGTTGACAGTGCAGTCATTTCAATGTTTCCAGAGAAGCCAGACTGTGAGGATGATAAAAGAGGCCATGCCCTTCCACCGGTGCTAGAATTTGTCACCAATGGAGGATCGCACCCACAAAAGCACCTCGTGACAAGGAGCGATCTACCAGCACGTGCGGCATGGACTCCGGCTATTGATCACAGTGCACGCATGCTGGGGAGTGGGGCAAACCCCGAATATTCGCTATTAGCATGCAACTAAACTCAGAATATTGTGGCAATTCCTTTCTGGGAAATTTCAGCTCAGTGCCATAGCAATGCATAATTAGGAAAGTATCCTCCAGCCTGAGGATGTGATTTAGTTATTGATTGTGAATCACAGACTGTTCTGGTTTCTATAAGCTGAACAGATCACATGGATTTTCATTTTTTTTTGTCAAAAAGGAGCTAAAACCCTGGCCTATGGATTTCCATATCTGCCTTAGCCTAGTGCCTCACTCTAAAAATTTAGTCCCCTTCATCTTCCTTCAGTCATTCAGTGTATGCACTAGAAAATAAGTGTCTAGGACAAAAGTCTACAATAAGAGAGTGAAGAAAATAAAAAGAACTTTTCCTCAAGCAAAGGCAGGCTACATAACTACATAAGGGGGGTATGCAAAGCAGCTACTGTACTTCTTGCACTTAGGGTCATCCGGTGTATGCACTGCTAAGTTGCAACCTGTTTAAAATGACCGATACAAAATCTAAGCCATGTTGCTAGGCTTACCGCAGCGCAAAATCATCAGTCATTAGTGTTGAGACAGCCTATTGTTCGAAAAGGCCGATACAATAACTTTGTCAGCTTAATACTCATGTAAAGTCACCTACCATATAAGAATATGGCAAATGATTTTAACACTAATTTACTTATACTCATCCAAGTATAGAGTGGTTTCCAACTTTCCATACCTGTATAGAGCATGAGTTTCACTTTTGTCCAAGAGAGCTGGATGATCACATAAAGAGAGGACCTGACAAAGGCAATGAGCAAATAAGCAACAGTGGAACAAGCATTCATCACACAACTATAATCCAAGGCGGACAAACTCACTTCTCTGAAAAATGTAACAGGTTGTTGACCAAGGGAATGAGGATTTCCAATGTTACAATAGAGTATCTGCATCAAATTAGATAAACGAAGGTAAATCCATCGATAAAGTAAGTGTAGTGGAAAAACCTTCCAACAAGCGTCGAGTTGATGGAATAACAATCAAACCTCATCAAAAGGAAGCGATTCTGGATTTTTGTGTAACTCTTGTTCTAAGTTCTGCAGGACAAAAATACAAAGACCATGATTCAGGTTTCTAAACAATCATACTAGAATTAAACATAGGAATGAAGTAGCACAAATAAGTATAAATTCTGCAGTTGAGTATGGCAGTAAGACTAATTAGTACTCTGTATTTGACATCTGTAAATATACTTGGGACAACAACAAAAAACTGCTAAATCTGAGGAGAACATTCAACATACCTGAGCATGTGTAACAATCTCTCCACGAACAGCATATTTGAACTCCAAGACCTAAATGAACAGACCAAATCACATCAAAAAATATAATGCCATGTGCCAGTATGAACGTTAAAGCTTAAATTTGTGCTATTAGAATCCCATCGCTGCTGAGAAGTACACATGTTATTTATGCCCAATCATACAGTACACACACAGATTCGAGCTCCACTTGCACGCGTATCAACATCGAATCACTGACTTTAGCATCCCCTAGCAAATGTCGGAAATTTGTAACTCCTATCCTAGGGTCTGATTGCTCGTTTGACCACGAACCGAGCAAGCATAAAAGGGGTAGGTAAAAAGTTTAAGGTCGCACCTTGGGGTTGATGGTGTCGAGTGACACTGGCGGCGTACCGGCGGCCGAAGTGGACATGGCCCTCGCCATGTAGGCAGCCATCGCCGAAGGGGAAGGTCGAGACAGCGCCgcggccggagccggagccggagacgGCGCGGCTGCTCTGGTGGCGCCGCGCAGGGAAGCGGCCACCGCGCGGCGCGCCCTGTCGGTGAGGAAGCGGCGCATGGTGGGGAGGAGCGACTGGACGCGGCGGCGGTGATGCTTCGGGCGACGCAGAGATCGCGACGGCTATTGCAGAGGGAGATGCGGAGGTGGTCAGAGCACAGCGCGACCCTTTTTTGGGGGGTCAGTTTTGTTTTGCGTCCCCTCCAAGAAAGAAATGAGACTACGCCGATATAATTCCTCAAATGAAATTTTTGCTTGCCCGGAAAGAAATAAAGTGTTTAAATTTGTTTTTCTGGTTATTTCCGAACCTTTTAGGGTCTGTTTGATTTAAAACGATTTCAAATGGATTTTGGAGTTACATTCTTCAGGTTTTTTTTGAACATTAGTACACACACAAGTGCTCAtgtacacgcgcatacactcatccccaCGAACGCAAGCACGCACACccgatccctatgagcacctccgaaagactgagccggcatatcatcttgagatttatgaagtcaccgtGGACGCCTCGTCGTCGACAGaaacgtctcctctcactgaatgcgcatcgccggaaattctgaaataaatccaggaataaatgagagcaccaggatttgaaccctactgggttgggataccacagtccctctaaccatccaaccacagggtTCTTCAGGGTTGTTACATgtgtcatttcttttttttaaagagAGAGAGAACGAGATTTTTTTTATTGCTCAATAATACTTGTATCTCTTATTAAAGTGTGATATTCTATAATGTTTCTTTAGCAGACCCCCTGCTAATCTGAAGCGATACATTACTCAAGCAACAGCCTTCTCCTCAAGAAGAAAAAGAGTAGGGTTTCCCTGCCTCGCGCTAGCACTGCCGCCGGTCTACCTCATCTCCAGTGGCCCCAGGGGCATGGAGGCGTGGTGAGCatggcccttgccggcgggagAGATCTTGCTCCGTTTTTAGGTGTTTTTGTGTTGTTTGGAGTTTGTGTCTTGTTCAGAAAGACGAGGCGGTGgcagctccctgaagatggaataaagttcaCCCCGCCTTCTAGCGTCGTTGGAGGGCATGTGGATGAGTGTCTACGGCGGATCTCATAGGATTCGCTTGAGGCTGGtctttggtggatctgcttggACCCAATTTTCGTTCGTCTTCATAGGTGTGTCTACagattggatcctttcgatctatatttctcttcatcggcgatggttgctgttctggtgcgctggtcttgTAAGGCCTTAGCAGAACGACTTCATGACTGTTTACTATAACAAGTTTGGCCCGACTTCGGTGAAGGAGAGGTGATGATGGTgttgcgccttcggctcgctccaatgcttgtagttgtcgctagatggtctacggacatcgatgtaatttttattatttctatgtTCTTTGTATTATCATGGCATGAATAGATAGAAAGTTTCCTCACAAAAAAAGGATTATCCTCTATTCCAG
The window above is part of the Triticum aestivum cultivar Chinese Spring chromosome 2A, IWGSC CS RefSeq v2.1, whole genome shotgun sequence genome. Proteins encoded here:
- the LOC543047 gene encoding alanine aminotransferase 2 codes for the protein MRRFLTDRARRAVAASLRGATRAAAPSPAPAPAAALSRPSPSAMAAYMARAMSTSAAGTPPVSLDTINPKVLEFKYAVRGEIVTHAQNLEQELHKNPESLPFDEILYCNIGNPHSLGQQPVTFFREVLSLCDHPALLDKSETHALYSSDAIERAWQILEKIPGRATGAYSHSQGVKGLRDEIAAGIAARDGFHASGDNIFLTDGASPAVHIMMQLLIRSEKDGILCPLPQYPLYSASIALHGGSFVPYFLDEETGWGLEVDELKKQVDEARSKGITVRALVVINPGNPTGQVLAEENQKKIVEFCKNEGLVLLADEVYQENIYVEDKQFHSFKKIARSMGYTDDDLPLVSFQSVSKGYYGECGKRGGYMEVTGFNADVREQIYKVASVNLCSNISGQILTSLIMNPPKVGDESYESFMVERDGIISSLARRAKALEEAFNSLEGITCNKAEGAMYLFPRLHLPQKAIGAAQAAGAAPDAYYALRLLQATGIVVVPGSGFGQAPGTYHFRCTILPQEDKIPAIISRFKEFHEKFMDEFRDVSRDEAPTGTTIESGGD